The genomic region AACGGTTTGTAATGTATATTTGGATTAAAAGGAGTCAAAACGACCTTAAATCTTTCGAAGAGGGGGTTAATTTTTGAAAGGTTTATACCAGGAGAGGCTCTGACTGAATTACGGAGCCTCTTTTAATTTTCAAGGTATTTGACTGCTGATGCCTTAAATGAAATCCAGATATTTTTCCCTTCGTACAGGTTGAGAGCTGTCAATGATTGTTTACTGATCACCGCCACAAGGTCGATGCCACAGTCAATATGCAGTTCCATGCCATGAATGCCAGGGTGAATATCGGTGATTGTAGCCTGCAGGCAGTTGACAGCGCTGGTTTCAATTTTTGCATTGGAGATTATAATGTCTTCTCCCCGGATCATAATAAAGCCTTGCATATTTGAACTGTCGGTCAGCAGATAAATAGATAGCTGGTCATGAACTTTAGCTTCCACCGTCTTTTCTTCAGGATAGTTGCGCGATCTGATAAGTGTGACAGGAAAGAAATTTTTAATACCTGTGAAGTTGGCGACGAATGCCGATTTAGGATGATGGAAGACTTCCTCTGCCCCGCCGGCTTGAATGATAGCACCTTTATTTATAACTGCCACTCTGGTAGCCAGTGAGATGGCTTCTTCATAGTCATGGGTAACATGAATGATTGTTTGCCCGCTCTGGTGTATCTGGCGTAAAAGTTTCCGCATGTCTGAACGGATCTGTACATCAAGAGAGGCCAATGGTTCATCAAGAAGGAGCAGTTTTGGATGGCTGGCCAGTGTTCTTGCCAGGACAACACGCTGAAGCTCTCCTCCCGACAGTGTTGCAGGCTTTCTGTCAAGCAAATGCGATATCGACATTTCATCGGTGAGTTTTAAAATCCCGGAGGTAAAATCCCTTTTATTCAGCATTTTCTTACTCAATCCAAAGGCGATATTTTCTCTGACCGACATATGCGGGAAAATAGCATGATCCTGAAACACCATGCCAACCTGCCTTTTCTGTATCTTTTCATGGGTTATATTCCTACCTTCAAGGGAAATTTCGCCCTCATCAGGAATGACAAGCCCTGCGATTAACTCCAGTAGCAGGGTTTTTCCGGCACCCGACATACCGAGGATGACAAAATAGTCATTTTTTTGGACTGTCAGGTTTACACCAGCGATCTTAAACTCACCGTAATTTTTAGTCAGATTCCTGATTTCAAGCATTTTTCTTATTTTTTGCCAGCGACCGTAACAGGATAAAAAATAGCAGTGAAATGAGAATAAATATGACTGACACAGGCCGGGCATATTTCAGTCCGAAAGCCCCGAACC from Bacteroidota bacterium harbors:
- a CDS encoding ABC transporter ATP-binding protein codes for the protein MLEIRNLTKNYGEFKIAGVNLTVQKNDYFVILGMSGAGKTLLLELIAGLVIPDEGEISLEGRNITHEKIQKRQVGMVFQDHAIFPHMSVRENIAFGLSKKMLNKRDFTSGILKLTDEMSISHLLDRKPATLSGGELQRVVLARTLASHPKLLLLDEPLASLDVQIRSDMRKLLRQIHQSGQTIIHVTHDYEEAISLATRVAVINKGAIIQAGGAEEVFHHPKSAFVANFTGIKNFFPVTLIRSRNYPEEKTVEAKVHDQLSIYLLTDSSNMQGFIMIRGEDIIISNAKIETSAVNCLQATITDIHPGIHGMELHIDCGIDLVAVISKQSLTALNLYEGKNIWISFKASAVKYLEN